In one window of Helianthus annuus cultivar XRQ/B chromosome 17, HanXRQr2.0-SUNRISE, whole genome shotgun sequence DNA:
- the LOC110920599 gene encoding protein BASIC PENTACYSTEINE4 — translation MDDAGHRENGRHRIDYYKGVHPQWNMMPQYQMKDQNAMMMNRKIMHIVSERDTAIEERDRALLEKKAALEERDMAIQQRDTAIADRNDAIRERDNAIAALRFQETTMNSHLQRKRGHHNHHHHTQPSYMMDPHVTEALPITAVPGEPVHKSKITKEIKPRGGSGGGGGGSSSRSKKQKKVGEDLNRNVTTDGSKAEWDAQEFGLMDQISFDESTMPIPICSCTGVARQCYKWGSGGWQSSCCTTTLSVYPLPQMPNKRHSRMGGRKMSGTVFTRLISRLASQGHDLSAPVDLKNYWAKHGTNRYITIK, via the exons ATGGATGATGCCGGGCATCGTGAAAACGGGCGACATAGAATAGATTACTACAAAGGTGTTCACCCTCAG TGGAATATGATGCCTCAATACCAAATGAAggatcaaaacgccatgatgatGAATAGGAAAATCATGCACATTGTTTCCGAAAGAGACACCGCCATTGAAGAACGGGACCGAGCTTTATTGGAGAAGAAAGCGGCGTTAGAAGAACGCGACATGGCAATCCAGCAGCGGGATACCGCAATTGCCGACAGAAACGACGCGATTAGAGAAAGAGACAATGCAATCGCCGCCTTACGGTTCCAAGAAACCACCATGAACTCCCACCTCCAACGAAAGCGGGGTCatcacaaccaccaccatcataCGCAACCGTCTTATATGATGGACCCGCATGTAACCGAAGCACTCCCGATAACCGCTGTTCCAGGTGAgcctgttcacaagtcaaagaTAACAAAGGAGATCAAACCTCGTGGCGgcagcggtggtggtggtggcggcagttCGTCACGGTCTAAAAAACAGAAGAAAGTCGGTGAGGATTTGAACCGGAACGTAACGACAGACGGTTCGAAAGCGGAGTGGGATGCTCAAGAGTTTGGATTAATGGATCAGATCAGTTTCGACGAGTCGACAATGCCGATTCCGATCTGCTCGTGCACCGGTGTGGCACGGCAGTGCTACAAATGGGGTAGCGGCGGGTGGCAGTCGTCATGTTGCACCACCACTTTATCGGTTTATCCGCTACCCCAGATGCCTAACAAACGACATTCTCGAATGGGTGGGCGGAAAATGAGTGGGACGGTTTTCACCAGGTTGATCAGTCGACTGGCGTCGCAAGGTCATGATCTGTCTGCACCTGTTGACCTAAAAAACTACTGGGCGAAACATGGTACGAATCGCTACATTACTATCAAGTGA